Proteins encoded in a region of the Gammaproteobacteria bacterium genome:
- a CDS encoding conjugative transfer ATPase codes for MAINQPEHSDASPLTNATIKRHYDRPPSFTDLLPWMEYIPECKAFVLEDGASLGALFEVTPVGCEARTPAFMAQLRDTIQTAINEAIPERDDAPWVLQVYVQDEPRLNQFDALLARYPMPAVRVSDYSQHYQAVMSAHLQAISRPGGLFDDTTVTGSRWQGQQRRIRVVLYRRLKHNGKTPAAIEVEEALNDVATKWIAALASAGIHVQRADGKAFYHWLLSWFNPKPVFADESPESLLQMAPYPGDDDLPFGYDFAEQLTLSMPRSDEASASWLFDDLPHTVVTIQSLRRAPDIGHFTAERQAGDQVFSLFDRLPEHTIMAITLTLKPQDTTRNHIARIKRASVGDSAEASITREDAEQVEREMAQGNKLYPVSLAFYVRGENQKSLRHNLNRLNALLLPNGLQPITQEADLLALDSYIRNLPMAYDAELDKSRRRSRLIFSRHIANLLPFYGRSRGTGHPGLVFYNRGAEPLVFDPLHREGRKKNAHMLILGPTGAGKSALLVYLLQQMMARHRPRIFIIEAGASFSLLGQHFAHHGLSVNQITLNPNVDVSLPPFADALRLLDRRHVLNPLDTDDRTLEETLDEDDEIEDEGGGRDILGEMEIAARIMITGGDEREDARLTRADRLLIRNAIFLAAKTVKEAGNTQVVTQDVVDAFQAIATNTELPEHRRNRALEMGDGMALFCSGLAGHFFNRPGQSWPEADVTILEMGMLAREGYEDQLTVAYLSMMSHINDLVERHQHDDRPTLVVTDEGHIITTNPLLARYVVKITKMWRKLGAWFWIATQNLEDFPDASRKMLNMMEWWLCLVMPKEEVEQIARFKDLNDEQRNLLLSARKEPGKYVEGVVLADKVEALFRNVPPALSLALAMTEKHEKAERAAIMREKHCSELEAVYEVARRIEQSR; via the coding sequence ATGGCAATCAATCAGCCCGAACATTCGGATGCATCCCCGCTCACTAACGCGACCATCAAGCGGCACTACGACCGCCCACCGTCGTTTACCGACCTGTTGCCCTGGATGGAATACATCCCTGAGTGCAAAGCCTTTGTGTTGGAGGACGGTGCCAGCCTGGGGGCGCTGTTCGAAGTCACACCGGTCGGTTGTGAAGCACGCACCCCGGCGTTTATGGCGCAGCTGCGAGATACCATCCAGACCGCGATCAATGAGGCTATTCCTGAACGCGACGATGCGCCCTGGGTATTACAGGTCTATGTGCAGGATGAACCGCGGCTCAATCAGTTCGATGCCTTGCTGGCCCGTTATCCGATGCCGGCTGTTCGCGTATCTGATTATTCGCAACACTATCAGGCCGTGATGTCGGCGCATTTGCAGGCGATTTCCCGACCGGGGGGCTTGTTTGACGATACCACGGTCACCGGTTCGCGTTGGCAGGGCCAGCAGCGTCGGATTCGGGTGGTGCTCTACCGGCGTTTGAAGCACAACGGCAAAACCCCGGCGGCCATCGAGGTGGAAGAGGCGCTCAATGACGTGGCGACCAAATGGATTGCCGCCCTGGCTTCTGCGGGGATCCACGTCCAGCGCGCAGACGGTAAGGCGTTTTATCACTGGTTGCTGAGCTGGTTTAACCCCAAGCCAGTATTTGCCGATGAAAGCCCGGAATCGTTGCTACAGATGGCGCCCTATCCGGGCGACGACGATTTACCCTTTGGTTACGACTTTGCGGAACAGTTGACGCTGTCGATGCCGCGTTCAGACGAGGCTTCGGCGAGCTGGCTATTCGATGATCTGCCGCACACGGTCGTGACGATTCAAAGCTTACGGCGGGCGCCGGACATTGGACATTTCACGGCGGAGCGCCAGGCCGGAGATCAGGTGTTCTCGCTCTTTGATCGTCTGCCTGAGCACACCATCATGGCAATAACGCTTACGCTGAAACCACAGGACACCACCCGCAATCATATCGCGCGAATCAAACGCGCATCGGTAGGCGACTCGGCGGAGGCGTCGATCACCCGAGAAGACGCAGAGCAAGTGGAGCGGGAGATGGCGCAGGGCAACAAACTCTATCCTGTCAGCCTGGCTTTCTATGTGCGCGGTGAGAATCAAAAGTCCCTGCGTCACAATTTGAATCGCCTCAACGCGCTGCTCCTTCCGAATGGATTGCAACCGATCACCCAGGAAGCAGACTTGCTGGCGCTCGATAGCTACATCCGCAACCTGCCCATGGCTTATGACGCGGAGCTGGATAAATCGCGGCGCAGGTCGCGGCTGATTTTCTCTCGCCATATTGCCAATCTGTTGCCGTTCTATGGTCGTTCGCGTGGAACCGGTCATCCGGGGTTGGTGTTCTATAACCGCGGTGCTGAGCCGCTGGTGTTCGACCCGTTACATCGGGAGGGTCGTAAGAAGAACGCTCACATGCTGATCCTGGGGCCAACGGGTGCAGGGAAGTCGGCACTACTGGTGTATCTGCTACAACAGATGATGGCGCGACACCGGCCTCGCATTTTCATTATCGAAGCGGGCGCGTCGTTTTCCCTGCTGGGGCAGCATTTTGCGCACCATGGCTTATCGGTCAACCAGATTACATTGAACCCCAATGTCGATGTCAGTCTGCCTCCCTTTGCCGATGCGCTGCGCCTGCTCGATCGGCGCCATGTGCTGAATCCGCTCGATACCGATGATCGCACTCTGGAAGAAACACTGGACGAAGACGACGAGATCGAGGATGAGGGTGGCGGGCGCGATATTCTCGGGGAAATGGAGATTGCAGCGCGAATCATGATCACCGGTGGCGATGAGCGCGAGGATGCGCGCTTGACTCGTGCCGACCGGCTGCTGATTCGCAATGCCATATTCCTTGCTGCGAAAACCGTGAAAGAAGCCGGCAATACCCAGGTGGTTACCCAGGACGTGGTCGATGCTTTTCAGGCCATCGCCACCAACACGGAGCTACCCGAGCATCGGCGCAATCGCGCACTGGAAATGGGTGATGGTATGGCGTTGTTCTGTTCGGGCTTGGCCGGTCATTTCTTCAATCGACCGGGACAGTCCTGGCCGGAGGCCGATGTCACCATCCTCGAAATGGGCATGCTGGCGCGGGAGGGTTACGAGGACCAACTGACAGTCGCTTACCTGTCGATGATGAGCCACATCAACGATCTGGTGGAACGCCACCAACACGATGATCGCCCCACACTGGTGGTTACCGACGAAGGTCATATCATTACCACCAATCCACTGCTGGCGCGTTACGTGGTCAAGATCACCAAGATGTGGCGCAAGCTCGGTGCCTGGTTCTGGATTGCCACCCAGAATCTGGAAGACTTCCCGGACGCGAGCCGCAAGATGCTCAATATGATGGAGTGGTGGCTGTGCCTGGTGATGCCGAAAGAGGAAGTTGAGCAGATTGCCCGCTTCAAGGATCTGAACGACGAACAGCGTAACCTGCTGCTGTCCGCCCGCAAGGAGCCGGGTAAATACGTGGAGGGCGTTGTGCTGGCCGATAAGGTCGAAGCCCTGTTTCGGAATGTGCCTCCTGCTTTGTCACTCGCACTGGCCATGACTGAAAAGCACGAGAAGGCCGAGCGCGCCGCCATTATGCGTGAAAAGCATTGCTCAGAGCTCGAAGCCGTTTATGAGGTTGCCCGGCGTATTGAGCAGTCGCGGTAG
- a CDS encoding TIGR03751 family conjugal transfer lipoprotein: MKRIYSNKRQLPLVLVWTSLLMGGCASTKETVLPQDGPTMKSIYDQHMVDVQKPDHRRVIGGQSLPQSGIEHYRGFVREAANEIDTVFPRLPNPTLVMYIFPHLSGSERTPVPGYVTTFPLYETVEYALPGEVAGEVSGEMPSKNSQSLSGQ; this comes from the coding sequence ATGAAGCGAATCTATTCCAACAAGCGACAACTACCACTGGTTCTGGTCTGGACTAGCCTATTGATGGGCGGCTGCGCCAGCACCAAAGAGACGGTGTTGCCCCAGGACGGCCCGACGATGAAGTCCATTTATGACCAGCACATGGTGGACGTTCAAAAGCCCGACCATCGTCGCGTGATCGGTGGTCAGTCGTTACCGCAATCGGGCATCGAGCACTACCGCGGCTTCGTGCGGGAAGCGGCCAATGAGATCGATACGGTATTTCCCCGCCTGCCCAATCCCACGCTGGTGATGTACATCTTTCCTCACCTGTCGGGCAGTGAGCGCACCCCGGTACCGGGTTATGTGACTACCTTTCCCCTCTATGAAACGGTGGAGTACGCCCTGCCCGGGGAAGTGGCGGGGGAAGTGTCCGGCGAGATGCCGTCTAAAAATAGTCAGTCGCTATCAGGCCAGTAG
- a CDS encoding TIGR03752 family integrating conjugative element protein codes for MSMVTSNRLLPLLAGSVVLMAALVTVKSCSPDEEQAQVLEAVPQAPKPDADSPADTIKTLTANVSAMTSELNALRRDNTALKQENRELIEDRKQIENNVLTRVQQSLAAKRSDTASPETSSAIAALTARVDSLSNRYGQSAKPSSAAGSDIPVGLGLDGVSAPTANSESLVWVNPLELSPSTGEDKETLLNRFSRTGRSALDSAGPPVQSLVTKGSDALNSTVPVYTVPRNATLIGSTGMTALVGRVPIQGQVRDPMPFKVITGKENLAANGLRIPGIEGMIWSGTAIGDWTLSCVTGKLESVTFVFEDGTIQTLASDDNQRSGSSGNSAGGGNNRPLGWISDARGIPCITGERKTNAPAFLTQRIGVMALEAAGEAAAQAETTTLINDAGTATSVVSGETGKYVLGKTLSGGSEEVAQWLRERQAQSFDAVFVPAGVELAIHVDHELPIDFHSNGRKLHHEANLFQQATTTTGSGLD; via the coding sequence ATGTCGATGGTCACCAGTAATCGCTTATTACCTCTACTTGCCGGCTCCGTTGTCTTGATGGCGGCGCTGGTTACCGTGAAGTCCTGCTCGCCGGATGAAGAGCAGGCTCAAGTTTTGGAGGCGGTGCCGCAGGCGCCGAAACCGGATGCCGATTCACCGGCAGACACCATCAAGACGCTGACCGCCAATGTCAGCGCCATGACCTCGGAGCTGAATGCCCTGCGTCGGGATAACACGGCGCTCAAACAAGAAAACCGCGAGTTGATCGAGGACCGCAAACAGATCGAAAACAATGTACTGACCCGAGTGCAGCAATCCCTGGCAGCCAAACGGAGCGACACCGCGTCACCGGAGACGAGCTCGGCCATTGCGGCCTTGACGGCCAGGGTGGACTCCCTGTCCAACCGCTACGGCCAGTCGGCAAAACCTTCATCGGCTGCGGGTTCTGACATTCCCGTCGGGCTCGGGCTAGATGGTGTCAGCGCACCCACTGCGAATTCGGAGTCGCTGGTTTGGGTCAATCCTTTGGAGCTCTCGCCATCGACCGGCGAGGATAAAGAGACGCTACTCAATCGATTCAGTCGCACCGGTCGTAGCGCGCTCGACAGCGCGGGTCCGCCGGTGCAATCGCTGGTTACCAAAGGCTCTGATGCCCTCAACAGCACTGTGCCGGTCTACACGGTGCCTCGCAATGCCACCCTGATTGGCTCCACCGGCATGACTGCCCTGGTCGGCAGGGTGCCTATTCAGGGGCAGGTGCGCGACCCCATGCCATTCAAGGTGATTACCGGTAAGGAAAACCTGGCAGCCAATGGCCTGCGCATTCCGGGCATCGAAGGCATGATCTGGAGTGGCACCGCGATCGGCGACTGGACCCTCTCCTGTGTGACCGGAAAATTGGAATCGGTGACCTTCGTGTTCGAGGACGGCACCATTCAGACCCTCGCTAGTGACGACAATCAACGGAGTGGTTCCAGTGGAAACAGCGCAGGGGGAGGCAACAACCGACCGCTGGGCTGGATTTCGGATGCGCGCGGTATTCCCTGTATCACAGGTGAGCGCAAGACCAACGCGCCTGCCTTCCTCACTCAGCGCATTGGCGTGATGGCGCTTGAAGCGGCGGGCGAAGCGGCCGCGCAGGCGGAAACCACAACCCTGATCAACGATGCCGGCACGGCAACGAGCGTCGTCTCTGGAGAGACCGGCAAATACGTGTTGGGCAAAACCCTGAGCGGCGGCAGCGAGGAAGTTGCCCAGTGGCTGCGGGAGCGCCAGGCGCAGAGTTTCGATGCGGTCTTTGTCCCCGCCGGCGTCGAGCTGGCGATCCATGTCGATCACGAACTTCCCATCGATTTCCATTCCAATGGCAGGAAACTTCACCATGAAGCGAATCTATTCCAACAAGCGACAACTACCACTGGTTCTGGTCTGGACTAG
- a CDS encoding TIGR03749 family integrating conjugative element protein, with the protein MNSRFFLAPVRWIALLGFCIPLLSFAQVDAVSNAPERVVWNKTPIAIPLVVGEERLVHFPDSVSIGLPQSLTVQLRSQSINGTLYLLAREPFETTRIMVRSETEGPMYVLDVSAEPSEADSYTLPDVQILLDSEPYTNAAESLSNTQSLSWGYAALTRYAAQQLYAPARLIPRQPGVVAIPVSAEPVELVHGARIEAVPVAAWKAGLRYVTAVKLTNRTQRPVVLDPRELRGAWLAATFQHNRLLPAGDEADTTAVYLISDRPFDVAL; encoded by the coding sequence ATGAATTCCCGCTTTTTTCTTGCGCCAGTTAGGTGGATCGCCTTGCTCGGTTTCTGTATTCCGCTGCTGTCCTTTGCACAAGTCGATGCAGTGTCAAATGCGCCTGAACGTGTTGTCTGGAACAAAACGCCCATCGCGATTCCGTTGGTCGTCGGCGAAGAACGTCTGGTGCATTTCCCGGATTCGGTGAGTATCGGCCTGCCGCAGTCACTGACAGTGCAGCTGCGCAGCCAAAGCATCAACGGCACCCTATACCTGTTGGCCAGAGAGCCATTCGAAACCACCCGCATCATGGTGCGATCGGAAACCGAGGGGCCGATGTATGTCCTCGATGTGTCAGCAGAACCTTCCGAGGCCGACAGCTACACGTTACCCGATGTGCAAATACTGCTGGATTCGGAACCGTACACGAATGCTGCCGAATCGCTATCTAACACCCAATCGCTGTCCTGGGGGTATGCCGCACTCACTCGCTATGCCGCGCAACAACTCTACGCACCCGCACGACTGATTCCTCGTCAGCCGGGTGTAGTCGCCATTCCCGTCAGCGCCGAACCGGTCGAGCTGGTGCATGGCGCACGGATCGAAGCGGTCCCCGTCGCCGCCTGGAAGGCGGGTTTACGTTATGTCACCGCCGTCAAGTTGACCAATCGAACCCAAAGGCCGGTGGTGCTGGATCCGCGTGAACTTCGCGGGGCCTGGTTAGCAGCAACGTTTCAGCACAACCGCTTGCTACCTGCGGGCGATGAAGCCGATACCACCGCGGTCTATCTGATCTCGGATCGGCCATTCGATGTGGCGCTTTGA
- a CDS encoding TIGR03746 family integrating conjugative element protein has translation MRRYRLEIDNVRAHLRSLWIVIGLQGLIILALWIGWSQAPKQLRVYVPPDLRSGAVLAAEEVPPANVYAFAFYIFQQLNRWPDNGATDYGSAIFRISPYLTPRYRNDLIADMELKARRGELTYRVRGVHEVPGHGYEERRVDVLSPDVWVVWLDLDLLESVKGMTVKQTTIRYPIRVVRQAIDPESNPWGLALDGYASDGPRRLTDAELTEPGVNSATTNQEASQ, from the coding sequence ATGCGCCGCTACCGTCTCGAAATCGATAACGTGCGCGCCCATTTGCGTTCCTTGTGGATCGTCATTGGTCTGCAAGGGCTGATCATCCTCGCGCTCTGGATCGGCTGGAGTCAGGCGCCCAAGCAATTGCGAGTCTACGTGCCGCCGGATCTGCGCTCCGGTGCGGTCCTTGCGGCTGAGGAAGTGCCTCCGGCCAATGTCTACGCCTTCGCGTTCTACATTTTCCAGCAACTCAATCGTTGGCCAGACAACGGCGCAACGGACTACGGCAGCGCGATTTTCCGCATCTCACCCTACCTGACACCGCGCTATCGCAATGACCTGATCGCTGACATGGAACTCAAAGCTCGCCGCGGCGAATTGACCTACCGGGTGCGCGGTGTTCATGAAGTGCCAGGGCATGGTTATGAAGAACGTCGCGTCGATGTGCTGTCACCCGATGTCTGGGTCGTCTGGCTGGATCTCGACCTGTTGGAGTCTGTAAAAGGCATGACAGTGAAGCAAACCACGATTCGCTACCCAATTCGCGTGGTGCGCCAGGCCATCGATCCGGAATCGAATCCCTGGGGCCTGGCGCTCGACGGCTACGCCAGTGATGGCCCGCGTCGATTGACCGATGCCGAGCTGACTGAACCCGGTGTGAACAGCGCCACTACAAATCAGGAAGCCTCCCAATGA
- a CDS encoding TIGR03750 family conjugal transfer protein yields MSKGHEILADRLNAEPVIFKGCSSSELGMIVGLAIVIWLPLSLLLAWLLGAITMGFGIAGVGVVATVVVMATVFQRIKRGRPDGYYQQWLRDRLQSTGLYRAPWVLRSGAWDIGRTPHAPLPSRNR; encoded by the coding sequence ATGTCGAAAGGCCATGAAATCCTGGCGGACCGGCTCAATGCCGAGCCCGTCATCTTTAAAGGTTGCTCATCTTCAGAGCTCGGTATGATTGTGGGGTTGGCCATAGTGATCTGGCTGCCCCTCAGTCTGCTCCTGGCCTGGTTGCTCGGCGCCATCACCATGGGTTTCGGTATCGCCGGTGTCGGTGTGGTCGCCACCGTCGTGGTAATGGCGACCGTATTTCAGCGCATCAAGCGCGGGCGGCCTGACGGGTACTACCAGCAATGGTTGCGCGACCGCCTGCAGTCGACGGGTCTCTATCGGGCGCCCTGGGTATTGCGTTCGGGCGCCTGGGACATCGGGAGGACGCCGCATGCGCCGCTACCGTCTCGAAATCGATAA
- a CDS encoding TIGR03745 family integrating conjugative element membrane protein, which produces MGTSTTENRFSKTSVAIRRPLLATAAVFFPLPLWAALPTPVAPSTAPGAGDWIGLIQGYIKDGGLVLGLAIAVLGFLWIAYLGFAKFNEARQGKAEWAEVGVLGIVGAIVLIFASYLLTEAAGVI; this is translated from the coding sequence ATGGGTACATCAACTACAGAAAACAGGTTCAGCAAAACGTCCGTTGCCATTCGCAGGCCGCTATTGGCAACGGCCGCGGTGTTTTTTCCATTGCCGCTCTGGGCGGCATTGCCGACGCCGGTCGCGCCGAGTACCGCTCCGGGGGCGGGTGACTGGATCGGACTGATCCAGGGCTACATCAAGGACGGTGGTCTGGTGCTCGGACTCGCCATTGCGGTTCTGGGCTTTCTCTGGATCGCCTATCTGGGCTTCGCCAAATTCAATGAAGCCCGCCAGGGCAAAGCGGAATGGGCTGAAGTGGGCGTCTTGGGCATCGTTGGCGCCATCGTACTGATCTTCGCCAGCTATCTGCTGACCGAAGCAGCCGGTGTCATCTGA
- a CDS encoding TIGR03758 family integrating conjugative element protein — translation MTGAQQAAFQAGSGITPATMLTAVASMVLVLAFVWVIWVAIGTFRAWQEGQATVFDLTWSTLRASIVLMVLGFYLR, via the coding sequence ATGACAGGGGCACAACAAGCAGCTTTCCAAGCCGGTTCCGGTATTACCCCAGCCACGATGCTGACCGCGGTCGCGTCGATGGTTCTGGTGCTGGCGTTTGTGTGGGTGATCTGGGTTGCCATCGGCACCTTTCGGGCTTGGCAGGAAGGTCAGGCCACGGTCTTCGACCTGACCTGGAGCACGTTGAGGGCAAGCATTGTGTTGATGGTGTTGGGTTTCTATTTGCGGTGA
- a CDS encoding RAQPRD family integrative conjugative element protein, which translates to MQRHLWLPSFLIVGSFITPVAFADADAERDALAKIIHELNALEPLIKQAEANADEDARVRFRFDWLRQDLKQIRDGVQSHIDAPRAQPRSFPPLRGDYRR; encoded by the coding sequence ATGCAACGCCATCTCTGGCTACCTTCTTTTCTGATCGTCGGCTCGTTCATCACACCGGTGGCCTTTGCCGATGCAGATGCCGAGCGCGATGCGCTGGCAAAGATCATCCATGAACTGAATGCCCTTGAACCCCTGATCAAGCAGGCCGAGGCAAATGCCGATGAGGATGCCCGTGTTCGTTTTCGTTTTGACTGGCTGCGCCAGGACCTGAAGCAAATTAGGGACGGCGTTCAGTCACACATTGATGCACCTCGCGCTCAACCACGTTCCTTCCCGCCCCTGCGCGGCGATTACCGTCGCTAG